Proteins from a genomic interval of Arvicola amphibius chromosome 10, mArvAmp1.2, whole genome shotgun sequence:
- the Cd200r1 gene encoding cell surface glycoprotein CD200 receptor 1, which yields MPCFWRTSDLAVLLIWGVFVAESSCMNGNQTSQNSSAIEANTTLFAQMGAKALLCCPAHPVTEALLITWLIALRGQSPCRISYRVDTKETNETNCTDRRITWDFTPDQTPGLQINAVALDHDGLYSCEIATPQGNFLRRHDLHVLVPPAVTLLPGENRTAVCEAIAGKPAAQIFWTPDGDHVTKKESHSNGTVTVRSTYHWEQNNVSAVFCIVSHPTGNLNLSIKLNESGDRALGLYTPYIISSPIILLIIIGCIWLLKISGFRKCRWTRPEASPAIEEDEMQPYASYTEKSNPLYDTVTKVEVCPASQGEVNGTDWLALSATGV from the exons agTCAAGTTGTATGAATGGGAATCAAACATCACAGAATAGTTCTGCGATAGAAG CTAACACTACACTGTTTGCACAGATGGGAGCAaaggctctgctgtgctgccctgCTCATCCAGTGACAGAAGCACTATTAATAACGTGGCTCATAGCCCTCAGAGGCCAGTCTCCCTGCAGAATATCCTACAGAGTAGATACAAAGGAGACCAATGAAACCAACTGtacagacaggagaatcacctgGGACTTCACACCTGACCAGACTCCTGGGCTTCAGATCAATGCAGTGGCCCTCGATCATGATGGGCTTTATTCATGTGAAATAGCAACACCTCAGGGGAATTTCCTAAGGAGACATGACCTCCACGTGCTAG TGCCTCCAGCAGTAACTCTGCTTCCGGGGGAAAACAGAACAGCAGTTTGTGAGGCAATTGCAGGCAAGCCGGCTGCGCAGATCTTTTGGACTCCAGATGGGGATCACGTCACTAAGAAGGAATCACACAGCAATGGCACCGTGACTGTCAGGAGCACATACCACTGGGAACAGAACAATGTGTCTGCTGTATTCTGCATTGTCTCCCATCCGACTGGCAACTTGAATCTGTCCATAAAACTGAATGAAAGTG GTGACAGAGCATTGGGATTATATACTCCATACATCATCTCATCTCCTATTATTCTTTTGATCATCATAGGATgcatttggcttttgaaaatcaGTGGCTTCAG aaaATGTAGATGGACAAGACCAGAAGCTTCTCCAGCTATTGAGGAG GATGAAATGCAGCCTTATgctagctacacagagaagagcaATCCACTCTATGACACTGTGACCAAGGTGGAGGTGTGTCCAGCATCACAAGGTGAAGTCAATGGCACAGATTGGCTTGCTTTATCAGCCACTGGAGTCTAG